The following proteins come from a genomic window of Winogradskyella sp. PC-19:
- the recR gene encoding recombination mediator RecR: protein MEFSSKLLENAVNEMSQLPGIGKRTALRLVLHLLRQPKEQSFLLASALQKVREEINFCKSCHNISDKALCEICTNPMRKKELICVVEDIRDVMAIESTGSFKGLYHVLGGKISPMDGIGPQDLNIDALVSKVKTGEVMELIFAMSPTMEGDTTNFYIFKQLQDYDIKTSTIARGIAAGNELEYADEVTLGRSIIDRVPFEASLKL from the coding sequence ATGGAATTTTCTTCAAAACTTTTAGAAAATGCAGTTAACGAAATGTCACAATTGCCTGGTATTGGTAAACGTACAGCTTTGCGTTTGGTACTGCATTTGTTACGACAGCCCAAAGAGCAATCTTTTTTGCTGGCAAGTGCACTTCAAAAAGTCCGTGAAGAAATTAATTTTTGTAAATCATGTCATAATATTAGCGACAAAGCGTTGTGCGAAATATGTACAAACCCAATGCGGAAAAAAGAATTGATTTGCGTTGTCGAGGATATCCGTGATGTTATGGCTATTGAAAGCACAGGTTCTTTTAAAGGATTGTATCATGTTTTAGGCGGAAAGATTTCGCCAATGGATGGTATTGGGCCACAAGATTTAAACATCGATGCCTTAGTCAGTAAGGTAAAAACAGGCGAAGTAATGGAGCTTATTTTTGCTATGAGTCCAACGATGGAAGGTGACACCACAAACTTCTATATCTTTAAGCAGCTTCAGGATTACGATATCAAAACATCGACTATTGCACGCGGAATTGCTGCTGGAAATGAATTAGAGTATGCCGATGAGGTCACTCTTGGTCGTAGTATTATAGATCGTGTTCCGTTTGAAGCATCTTTAAAACTATAA
- a CDS encoding sodium:solute symporter, producing MSPTSILLIIATYFGVLVLISYFTGKEDTNAAFFKANKSAPWYLVAFGMIGASLSGVTFISVPGLIGGQEFAYMQGVLGFFVGYFVIAFVLLPLYYKLNITSIYQYLEQRFGIVSYKTGAFFFLLSRVTGASFRLFLVALAMQYIVFEQMGVPFWLTVVISILLIWIYTFKGGIKTIIWTDTLQTLAMLTAVGLAIYLINDKLGWSYTEFLSSDTFAEKGQIFFFDDVNAKTYFWKYFLGGIFITIAMTGLDQDMMQKNLTCKTEKDAQKNMISMSILLVIVNFAFLSLGALLFIYSEQFGVQIPNVDGRVRTDLLFPEIAMNQNLGKPLAVIFIIGLIAAAYSSADSALTSLTTSFSVDFLNIEKRPVEQQKPLRKKVHVGVSVVLVLVVILFNMLDGNVVSNLFKFATFTYGPLLGLFAFGILTKRHIKDKYAWIVALLSISLSFAITLLPESVIGKYQFHWEILILNGFITFLGLLLISTKINMKSKKEISDLLEDNEDAKKIA from the coding sequence ATGTCTCCGACTTCCATCCTACTCATTATAGCTACATACTTTGGCGTTTTAGTGCTCATATCGTATTTCACAGGTAAAGAAGATACTAATGCTGCATTTTTTAAAGCGAACAAATCTGCACCTTGGTATTTAGTAGCTTTCGGAATGATTGGCGCATCTTTAAGTGGTGTGACATTTATTTCGGTTCCGGGATTAATTGGCGGACAAGAATTCGCATACATGCAAGGTGTATTAGGATTTTTTGTAGGCTACTTTGTAATTGCTTTTGTACTACTTCCGCTCTATTACAAATTGAATATAACGTCCATATACCAATATTTAGAGCAACGCTTTGGTATAGTAAGTTATAAAACTGGTGCATTTTTCTTTTTACTATCTAGAGTTACAGGAGCTTCGTTTAGACTATTTTTAGTCGCTTTAGCCATGCAATATATTGTGTTTGAGCAAATGGGTGTGCCGTTTTGGCTTACGGTTGTGATTTCAATTTTACTAATCTGGATATACACCTTTAAAGGCGGTATAAAAACCATTATCTGGACAGATACACTTCAGACTTTAGCTATGCTAACAGCTGTAGGTTTGGCTATCTATTTAATAAACGACAAACTGGGCTGGAGTTATACTGAATTTTTAAGCTCTGATACATTTGCTGAAAAAGGACAAATCTTTTTCTTTGATGATGTAAATGCCAAAACTTATTTCTGGAAATATTTCTTAGGTGGTATTTTCATCACTATAGCCATGACTGGACTTGACCAAGACATGATGCAAAAGAACCTCACTTGTAAAACCGAAAAAGACGCACAAAAAAATATGATAAGTATGTCTATACTTTTGGTTATTGTAAACTTTGCATTTTTATCACTTGGTGCATTATTATTTATTTACTCTGAACAATTTGGAGTACAAATACCAAATGTTGATGGACGCGTTCGTACAGATTTATTGTTTCCAGAAATTGCAATGAATCAAAATCTAGGAAAACCGTTAGCCGTCATTTTTATTATTGGTTTAATCGCAGCTGCATATTCTAGTGCAGATAGTGCATTAACATCACTTACTACTTCTTTTTCTGTAGACTTTTTAAATATTGAAAAACGCCCTGTTGAACAACAAAAACCTTTACGAAAAAAAGTACATGTAGGTGTTTCTGTGGTTTTAGTTTTAGTAGTAATTCTATTTAATATGTTGGATGGAAATGTTGTTAGTAATCTATTTAAATTCGCCACATTTACATATGGACCTCTACTAGGTTTATTTGCATTTGGAATTTTAACCAAACGTCATATTAAAGATAAATATGCTTGGATTGTAGCTCTACTTTCAATTTCATTAAGTTTTGCTATTACACTTTTACCAGAATCAGTAATCGGTAAGTATCAATTTCATTGGGAAATATTAATTCTAAATGGTTTTATAACCTTCTTAGGATTGCTTTTGATTTCAACTAAAATAAACATGAAATCTAAAAAAGAAATATCGGATTTACTTGAAGATAACGAGGACGCTAAGAAAATAGCCTAA
- a CDS encoding CoA-binding protein, with the protein MSKKTLVLGASLKSERYSNIAINRLVKYNHLVKAFGLREGEVAGVNIDTELLNYKNIDTVTLYLNPKRQEQYYDYIISLNPKRVIFNPGTENPEFYKLLLDNNIEYEVACTLVLLGTNQY; encoded by the coding sequence ATGAGTAAGAAAACTTTAGTCCTCGGAGCATCTTTAAAATCAGAACGTTATTCAAATATTGCTATTAATCGCTTGGTGAAATACAATCATCTTGTCAAAGCTTTTGGTTTACGTGAAGGTGAAGTTGCTGGCGTTAATATCGATACAGAATTGTTGAATTATAAAAATATTGATACGGTAACGTTATACTTAAATCCAAAACGTCAAGAGCAATATTACGATTACATTATTAGCCTAAATCCAAAACGGGTTATCTTTAATCCTGGGACTGAAAACCCTGAATTTTATAAGTTATTACTCGATAATAATATTGAATATGAAGTGGCTTGCACTTTAGTTTTATTAGGAACTAATCAGTATTAG
- a CDS encoding outer membrane beta-barrel family protein, giving the protein MKNYFMWVALLFSFVAIAQPNSNSEIKDGSISGRVMDATLKQPLPYVNIIIKDKDGKVITGGITDDSGNFSIGKIPEDTVLVDITYIGYKTVTRTVVLEKGNYKINLGDINLSEDAESLDEVTVVAEVSTIQQKIDRKVVNVGKDLTTAGPTASDIMNNIPSVNVDQQTGAVALRGNSNVQVMVDGKLSNIPAAQLLKQIPSTSIKQIELITNPSAKYNPEGMSGIINIILYKNVNIGFNGNLNVGLSYQIEPKFNSSIDANYRNGKFNFYGSYGNSFSDNVNEGRLAQTQTGLTQTLDILNENDTHLYKFGIDVYLNEKNTLSIFTNQNVFDGSAIVGTELTNTMNNSTQLQSILGESDNTSQQYNFNYKYDIDEGHNIELEVDHNIFDSNSDTNNLFSGNNIRPNFAEFTGTNRTRTTINLDYVYPISESAKLETGLQARLFENNLNYNSDARVLNSMGMFIPTQTAFDYTRDIYSAYASYGKQLEKWSYQIGLRAESVEVDAFAVDTDLTDNSTIDFPFENDYFQLYPSMFVNYKASDKNAYQFSLSRRVDRPGVGDVNPVPEFNTAIISEFGNPELVPQFTNSAEFNYTRQLKKGSLTAGVFYRLIEDEINQVVIVDRSDLNSGRVILTRGNFDTTSAYGFEISSSYKPTKWWSINASFDLYNQKQKGIAESIDPTLSNPTENDIITSVTEVDNLIMNFRMFNNFKVSKKLSFSAFAFFRNKETGLNFEVDPIYFLNLGMRYSFLQDQRATFSLNFNNVLDTQEVSVFSARPIQQQVNFEGEFKQIFAGLSYRFGGGKYRAKSRKNRDNDEKNDGGFF; this is encoded by the coding sequence ATGAAAAACTATTTCATGTGGGTTGCCCTATTATTTTCTTTTGTGGCAATCGCTCAACCAAATTCAAATTCAGAAATTAAAGATGGCTCGATATCTGGTCGCGTCATGGATGCCACTTTAAAACAGCCGCTTCCGTATGTAAACATTATTATCAAAGACAAAGATGGTAAAGTAATTACTGGTGGAATTACAGATGACTCAGGTAATTTTTCTATTGGAAAAATCCCTGAAGACACAGTATTAGTAGACATTACTTATATAGGTTACAAAACAGTAACAAGAACTGTAGTGCTCGAAAAAGGAAATTACAAAATCAATCTCGGTGATATTAATCTAAGTGAAGATGCAGAAAGTCTTGACGAGGTAACTGTTGTCGCTGAAGTATCCACGATTCAACAAAAAATTGACAGAAAGGTTGTAAATGTTGGAAAAGATTTAACAACAGCTGGACCAACAGCTTCGGATATAATGAATAATATTCCGTCTGTAAATGTAGATCAACAAACTGGTGCTGTTGCCTTACGTGGTAACTCTAATGTACAGGTTATGGTTGATGGAAAACTATCTAATATACCTGCAGCACAGTTATTAAAACAAATTCCTTCGACGTCAATTAAACAAATAGAGTTAATTACTAACCCTTCAGCAAAATACAATCCTGAAGGCATGAGTGGAATTATTAACATTATACTTTATAAAAATGTAAATATTGGTTTTAATGGTAATCTTAATGTCGGACTTAGCTATCAAATTGAGCCAAAATTTAATAGCTCTATTGATGCAAATTACCGAAATGGGAAGTTCAATTTTTATGGAAGCTATGGCAATAGCTTCTCTGACAATGTTAATGAAGGTCGCTTAGCTCAGACACAAACTGGTCTAACCCAGACTTTGGATATACTAAATGAGAACGATACACATCTTTACAAATTTGGAATAGACGTTTATTTAAATGAAAAAAATACGTTATCCATTTTTACCAATCAAAATGTATTTGATGGCTCTGCGATTGTCGGTACAGAATTGACAAATACTATGAATAATAGCACGCAACTGCAAAGTATTTTAGGAGAAAGTGATAATACAAGTCAACAATATAATTTTAATTACAAATATGATATTGATGAAGGTCATAATATAGAATTAGAAGTTGATCATAATATTTTTGACAGTAATAGCGATACAAATAACTTATTTTCTGGAAATAATATTAGACCAAATTTCGCGGAATTTACAGGAACTAATAGAACAAGAACTACTATAAATCTTGATTATGTGTATCCAATTTCTGAATCTGCAAAACTTGAAACTGGTTTGCAAGCACGATTATTCGAAAACAATCTTAATTACAACTCTGATGCTCGTGTATTAAATTCAATGGGGATGTTTATACCAACACAAACTGCATTTGACTACACTAGAGACATATACTCTGCTTATGCTAGCTACGGTAAACAACTTGAAAAATGGTCATATCAAATAGGTCTTAGAGCAGAAAGTGTAGAAGTAGACGCCTTTGCGGTTGATACAGATTTAACAGACAATTCGACAATAGACTTTCCCTTTGAGAACGATTATTTTCAGCTATATCCATCAATGTTTGTTAATTATAAAGCATCAGACAAGAATGCATATCAGTTTAGTCTAAGTCGCCGCGTTGATAGACCTGGAGTCGGTGATGTAAATCCTGTGCCAGAATTTAATACAGCTATAATATCGGAATTTGGAAATCCTGAGTTGGTTCCTCAATTTACAAACTCAGCAGAGTTTAATTACACACGCCAACTTAAAAAAGGAAGTCTGACAGCAGGCGTATTCTACAGACTTATTGAGGACGAAATTAATCAAGTTGTTATTGTCGACAGATCTGATTTAAACTCTGGTCGTGTAATATTAACAAGAGGAAATTTTGATACAACAAGCGCATATGGTTTTGAAATATCTAGTAGTTATAAACCAACAAAATGGTGGAGCATAAATGCAAGTTTTGACTTATACAATCAAAAACAAAAAGGTATTGCTGAGTCTATCGACCCAACTTTATCAAACCCAACTGAAAATGACATTATAACATCTGTAACTGAAGTTGATAATTTAATCATGAATTTTAGAATGTTTAATAATTTTAAAGTATCTAAAAAGTTATCCTTTTCTGCCTTTGCGTTTTTTCGCAACAAAGAAACTGGTCTAAATTTTGAAGTTGACCCTATTTACTTTCTTAATCTAGGCATGCGTTACAGCTTCTTGCAAGACCAACGTGCAACATTTAGCTTAAACTTTAATAATGTTTTAGACACTCAAGAAGTTAGTGTTTTTAGCGCACGTCCTATCCAACAACAAGTAAATTTTGAAGGTGAGTTTAAGCAAATATTTGCCGGATTATCATATCGATTTGGAGGTGGTAAATACAGAGCTAAATCTAGAAAAAACAGAGATAATGACGAGAAAAACGATGGTGGTTTCTTTTAG
- a CDS encoding 3-oxoacyl-ACP synthase III family protein: MYNSKIIGLGKYVPDNVVTNDDLSKFMDTNDEWITERTGIKERRWVEKGSGDTTATMGVKAAKVAIERAGIDKDDIDFIIFATLSPDMYFPGPGVQVQHALDIKTVGALDVRNQCSGFVYALSVADNFIKTGMYKNILVIGSELHSHGLDKTTRGRGVTVIFGDGAGAAVLSREEDTTKGILSTHLHSQGEHAEELVLIAPGMGKRWVNDIIAENDPNDESYFPYMNGQFVFKNAVVRFSEVIMEGLSKNNLEKESIDMLIPHQANLRIAQFIQRKFGLSDDQVYNNIMRYGNTTAASIPIALTEAWEEGKIKEGDNVVLAAFGSGFTWGSAIIKW; the protein is encoded by the coding sequence ATGTACAATTCAAAAATAATAGGCTTAGGCAAATATGTGCCAGATAATGTTGTTACTAATGACGATTTGTCCAAGTTTATGGACACTAATGACGAGTGGATTACCGAAAGAACTGGTATTAAAGAACGTCGTTGGGTAGAAAAAGGAAGTGGAGATACTACTGCAACTATGGGTGTCAAAGCCGCTAAAGTTGCTATTGAACGTGCTGGTATTGATAAAGACGATATTGACTTTATCATTTTTGCGACTTTAAGTCCAGATATGTATTTCCCTGGTCCTGGTGTGCAAGTACAACATGCGTTGGATATAAAAACTGTAGGCGCATTAGATGTACGTAATCAATGTTCAGGCTTTGTATATGCACTATCCGTGGCAGACAATTTTATCAAAACAGGTATGTATAAAAACATATTGGTTATTGGTAGCGAATTACATTCTCACGGTTTGGACAAAACGACTCGTGGTCGTGGTGTTACCGTAATTTTTGGAGATGGCGCTGGCGCAGCAGTTTTATCACGAGAAGAAGACACAACAAAAGGCATATTGTCTACGCATTTGCATTCTCAAGGAGAACATGCCGAAGAATTAGTTTTGATTGCTCCAGGAATGGGAAAACGTTGGGTGAACGATATAATTGCTGAAAACGACCCAAATGATGAAAGTTATTTTCCGTATATGAATGGACAGTTTGTATTTAAAAATGCAGTTGTTCGTTTTAGTGAAGTCATAATGGAAGGTTTATCAAAGAATAATCTAGAAAAAGAAAGTATTGATATGCTAATTCCGCACCAAGCCAACTTGCGTATAGCACAATTTATTCAGCGAAAATTTGGATTAAGCGATGACCAAGTGTATAATAATATTATGCGTTATGGTAATACGACAGCAGCATCTATTCCAATTGCTTTAACTGAAGCTTGGGAAGAAGGCAAAATAAAAGAAGGCGATAATGTAGTACTTGCAGCTTTTGGTAGTGGTTTTACATGGGGAAGTGCAATTATAAAATGGTAA
- the htpG gene encoding molecular chaperone HtpG, with the protein MTKGNINVSVENIFPLIKKFLYSDHEIFLRELISNATDATLKLKHLTNIGESKVEYGNPQIEVKIDKDAKKLHIIDQGLGMTAEEVEKYINQVAFSGAEEFLDKYKDSAQDSGIIGHFGLGFYSAFMVADKVEIITKSHKDEPAAHWTCDGSPEYTLEASEKTERGTEIILHIAEDSTEFLEDDRISALLLKYNKFMPVPIKFGTKTETLPKPEDAKEDEPAPTQEVENIINNPNPAWTKQPADLEEQDYKDFYRELYPTQFEEPLFNIHLNVDYPFNLTGILYFPKMSADMQIQKDKIQLYQNQVFVTDNVEGIVPEFLTMLRGVIDSPDIPLNVSRSYLQADGAVKKISSYITRKVADKLKSIFNNSREDFEAKWNDIKIVIEYGMLSEEKFFEKADAFALYPTVDGKYYTFEELTNAIKAKQTDEDDKMVILYASEKDAQHAYIEAAKAKDYEVLLLDSPIVSHLIQKLETTKENISFARVDGDHIDNLIKKEDTAISKLSEDEKKSLDELLKEVVPSEKFMVQLEAMDSNASPFMITQPEFMRRMKEMQQSGGGGMFGMGNMPEMYNLVVNTNSELVGEILNTKTKKKQERLINQSLDLARLSQGLLKGEELTNFIKRSYDMIR; encoded by the coding sequence ATGACAAAAGGAAACATTAATGTATCGGTAGAAAACATCTTTCCATTAATTAAAAAATTCTTGTACAGCGATCACGAAATCTTTCTTCGTGAGCTAATAAGTAATGCCACTGACGCAACTTTAAAGCTGAAACACTTAACCAATATTGGTGAGTCAAAAGTTGAATATGGTAATCCACAGATTGAGGTAAAAATTGACAAAGATGCTAAGAAGCTACATATTATTGACCAAGGTTTAGGTATGACTGCTGAAGAGGTTGAAAAATACATAAACCAAGTTGCTTTTTCTGGAGCTGAAGAATTTTTAGATAAATATAAAGACTCTGCCCAAGATTCAGGAATTATCGGGCACTTTGGTTTAGGCTTCTATTCTGCGTTTATGGTTGCAGATAAGGTAGAAATCATAACTAAATCTCATAAAGACGAACCTGCAGCACATTGGACTTGTGATGGTTCTCCAGAATATACACTTGAGGCATCAGAAAAGACAGAAAGAGGAACAGAAATTATACTTCATATTGCAGAAGATTCTACAGAGTTTTTAGAAGACGATAGAATCAGTGCACTTTTATTAAAGTATAACAAATTTATGCCTGTACCAATTAAGTTTGGTACAAAAACTGAAACGTTACCAAAACCAGAAGATGCAAAAGAAGACGAGCCTGCACCAACACAGGAAGTTGAAAATATCATTAATAATCCAAATCCAGCATGGACAAAACAGCCTGCAGATTTAGAAGAACAAGATTACAAGGATTTTTATCGCGAATTATACCCAACACAGTTTGAAGAGCCTTTATTCAATATCCATTTGAATGTAGATTATCCTTTTAACTTAACAGGTATTTTATATTTTCCGAAAATGTCTGCAGATATGCAGATCCAAAAAGATAAAATTCAATTATACCAAAATCAAGTATTTGTAACGGATAATGTCGAAGGTATTGTACCAGAATTCTTAACCATGCTTCGTGGTGTTATTGACTCGCCAGACATTCCTTTAAATGTGTCACGTAGTTACTTACAGGCAGATGGTGCGGTTAAGAAAATTTCGTCTTACATAACTCGTAAAGTGGCTGATAAGCTTAAGTCAATCTTTAATAATAGTCGTGAAGATTTTGAGGCCAAGTGGAATGACATTAAAATAGTTATTGAATACGGAATGCTATCTGAAGAAAAATTCTTTGAGAAAGCAGATGCTTTTGCATTATACCCAACTGTAGATGGCAAGTATTATACTTTTGAGGAGTTGACAAATGCTATAAAAGCAAAGCAGACAGATGAGGATGATAAAATGGTAATTCTTTATGCTTCTGAGAAAGATGCGCAACATGCATATATCGAAGCTGCAAAGGCAAAAGATTACGAAGTTTTATTGTTAGACTCGCCTATCGTTTCTCACCTAATTCAAAAATTAGAAACCACAAAAGAGAACATTTCTTTTGCTCGTGTAGATGGTGACCACATTGATAACTTAATCAAAAAAGAAGATACCGCTATTTCGAAATTATCTGAAGACGAAAAGAAATCTTTGGATGAGTTGTTGAAAGAAGTTGTACCATCAGAGAAGTTTATGGTGCAATTGGAAGCTATGGATAGTAATGCGTCACCATTTATGATTACACAACCAGAGTTTATGCGTCGTATGAAAGAGATGCAACAATCTGGTGGTGGCGGAATGTTTGGAATGGGCAACATGCCAGAAATGTATAACCTTGTTGTTAATACAAATTCTGAATTGGTTGGAGAAATCTTAAACACAAAAACCAAAAAGAAACAAGAACGCTTAATCAATCAAAGTCTCGATTTGGCACGTTTGTCTCAAGGTCTTTTAAAAGGAGAAGAGTTAACAAACTTTATTAAGCGTAGCTACGATATGATTAGATAG
- a CDS encoding carboxypeptidase-like regulatory domain-containing protein, whose protein sequence is MKNQLNLKVNKPCLENFNQFAPTEKGGFCNSCTKEVIDFTAMKDAEIVNYFKTNSDENTCGRFRSHQLKTYEDPNKIETRFSFASRIGIACLALFSFGVIQGQNTKTGKVKVTNTIQNEGIVVKGNVSEGTIPLPGVNVILKGTKIGTQTDFDGNFTFPQKLKKGDVLLFSYVGMESQKVVINDGKSASKIALKVNMELDEIIIMGDVASKRVFKSRRN, encoded by the coding sequence ATGAAAAATCAATTAAACCTTAAGGTTAACAAACCTTGTTTAGAAAATTTCAATCAATTCGCACCTACAGAAAAAGGTGGGTTTTGTAATTCTTGCACAAAAGAAGTCATCGACTTTACAGCAATGAAAGATGCCGAAATTGTAAACTATTTTAAAACAAACTCAGACGAAAATACGTGTGGAAGATTTAGGAGTCATCAACTAAAAACTTATGAAGATCCAAACAAAATAGAAACAAGATTCAGTTTTGCAAGCCGAATTGGTATTGCTTGTCTCGCTTTATTTTCTTTTGGAGTAATACAAGGGCAAAATACTAAAACCGGTAAGGTAAAGGTGACAAATACAATACAAAATGAAGGTATTGTAGTAAAAGGTAATGTCTCTGAAGGCACAATCCCATTACCTGGCGTAAATGTAATCCTTAAGGGTACCAAAATTGGGACTCAAACAGATTTTGATGGTAACTTCACTTTTCCTCAAAAACTAAAAAAAGGAGACGTCTTACTATTTAGCTACGTAGGTATGGAATCTCAAAAAGTAGTTATTAATGACGGGAAATCAGCTTCTAAAATTGCTTTGAAGGTAAACATGGAACTCGACGAAATTATAATCATGGGAGATGTAGCCTCAAAAAGAGTATTTAAATCTAGAAGAAACTAA
- a CDS encoding transglutaminase domain-containing protein has protein sequence MKKILLLCLIVHSLSIAQVSDFKSIDFTKADNIAKLNKGASLKNMGKLVHNLTYKLPTEIEKFRAIHTWVCENIKGDYSQTSKALRKKRRFKDNPETYLVWNKRYRKKAYKKLLRYKRTMCTGYAYIVKELCFLAGIEAKIIDGYARTFDANIDALEFQNHSWNAIKINNKWYLCDTTWSSGYMNENSVFIKDYNDGYFLADPLLFSKNHYPIEKKWLLVDTLTNSDFVPGPIVYGEAFKYNATPIFPIEMEVKTAKGNAVNFSVKSEDVASEKVSLLHTFRNGEKKLDITDVSNEKGLIKFKHRFKRRGYYDIHLKIEDDIIATYTINVTN, from the coding sequence ATGAAAAAGATTCTTCTTTTATGTCTTATTGTGCACTCATTGAGCATTGCTCAAGTTTCGGATTTTAAATCTATCGATTTTACTAAAGCCGATAATATTGCAAAGCTAAACAAAGGCGCTAGTCTAAAAAATATGGGCAAGTTAGTTCACAATTTAACTTACAAACTTCCTACAGAAATTGAGAAATTTAGAGCTATACATACTTGGGTTTGTGAGAATATAAAAGGAGATTATTCGCAAACATCAAAAGCACTAAGAAAAAAAAGACGTTTTAAGGATAATCCTGAAACCTATCTTGTTTGGAATAAAAGGTATCGAAAAAAAGCTTACAAAAAGCTATTACGTTACAAACGCACCATGTGTACAGGTTATGCTTACATTGTTAAAGAATTATGCTTCTTAGCAGGCATAGAAGCCAAAATCATAGATGGTTATGCTAGGACATTTGATGCAAATATAGATGCTTTAGAGTTTCAAAATCATTCATGGAATGCCATAAAGATTAATAACAAATGGTATTTGTGTGACACGACTTGGTCTAGTGGCTATATGAATGAAAATTCAGTATTTATAAAAGACTATAACGATGGCTACTTTTTAGCTGACCCTTTGTTATTTTCAAAAAACCACTACCCGATTGAAAAAAAATGGCTTTTGGTAGACACCTTGACTAACTCAGACTTTGTCCCTGGACCAATAGTTTATGGAGAAGCTTTTAAATATAATGCAACACCTATTTTTCCGATAGAGATGGAAGTAAAAACCGCAAAGGGTAATGCAGTAAATTTTAGTGTTAAATCTGAAGATGTTGCTTCAGAAAAGGTTTCGTTGTTGCACACATTTCGCAATGGTGAAAAAAAACTTGATATAACAGATGTATCTAACGAAAAAGGGTTAATAAAGTTTAAACACCGTTTTAAGAGAAGAGGTTATTACGATATACATCTAAAAATTGAAGATGACATTATTGCAACTTATACGATTAATGTGACCAATTAA
- a CDS encoding Crp/Fnr family transcriptional regulator — protein sequence MTILKGLSFSESEIEIIESVFHKASYSKGTIILKTDDEVNYQYYTLKGSLHSYYLDNDGKEHTVQFAIKDWWISDYTGFFTDSKAILNIEVIQDAILYKISKQDKEKLYERIPKIESFFRKKLESAFAAFQKRILGTISQTATQRYLNFINTYPDIEKSVKNYHIASYFRYNNREFKPNTERVIFKMNKLTYINLVHHSIL from the coding sequence TTGACAATCCTAAAAGGCCTTTCTTTTTCAGAATCCGAAATTGAGATTATAGAGTCTGTATTCCATAAAGCAAGCTACTCAAAAGGGACTATCATATTAAAAACAGATGATGAAGTAAACTACCAGTATTATACATTAAAAGGCAGTTTACACTCATATTACTTAGATAATGACGGAAAAGAACATACTGTTCAATTTGCAATTAAGGATTGGTGGATAAGTGATTATACTGGTTTTTTTACGGACTCTAAAGCCATACTTAATATAGAAGTAATACAAGATGCCATACTATACAAAATCAGTAAACAGGATAAGGAAAAGCTTTACGAAAGGATACCTAAAATAGAATCATTTTTTAGAAAAAAACTTGAAAGTGCTTTTGCAGCTTTTCAAAAAAGAATTCTTGGTACTATCTCTCAAACAGCCACGCAACGGTATTTAAACTTTATAAATACATATCCAGATATAGAAAAGAGTGTTAAGAATTACCACATAGCTTCATACTTTAGGTATAACAACAGAGAGTTTAAGCCGAATACGGAAAGAGTTATCTTCAAGATGAATAAATTAACATACATCAATTTAGTTCATCATTCAATATTGTAA